AAAGGGTGTGAAATCGCTATCGTAATTGGAGGAGGAAATATTTTCCGTGGAGTAGCCGGAGCTGCGAAAGGAATGGATAGAGTACAGGGCGACTATATGGGAATGTTGGCAACTGTAATCAACGGAATGGCTCTACAAGGTGCATTGGAGGATGCAGGAATTAAAACAAGACTTCAGTCTGCTATAGAAATGGATAAAGTAGCTGAACCTTTCATCAAAAGAAGAGCGGTAAGACATCTTGAAAAAGGCAGAGTAGTTATTTTTGGGGCCGGAACAGGCAACCCATATTTTACTACTGACACGGCAGCTACATTAAGAGCTATCGAAATTGGTGCTGATGTAATTTTAAAAGGAACAAGAGTGGACGGAATCTACGACAGCGATCCTGAAAAAAATGAAAACGCCGTAAAATATAATTCATTATCTTTCGACGAAGTTTATGCTAAGAATCTTAAAGTAATGGACATGACTGCTTTTACTTTAAGCCACGAAAATAAATTGCCAATTATCGTATTCGATATGAATAAAGATGGTAATTTGGAAAGAATTGTTGATGGAGAGAATGTGGGGACTTTAGTGGATTTGTAAATAAAGAGCCAGGTAAAAAGTAGAAAAGGCCAAGTAGAATAGAGGTTATAAGGTTTGTAAGTAACTAAACTTTTTACTTATTTCTTTTAACTTGAACCTCATTATAATGTGTAATTTATCAAATTTTTATTATATAATGGAAGAATTAGATCTTATATTAGAATCTGTAAAACAGGACATGGATGCAGCAGTAAAGCATTTGGATCATGCATTTCAAAGAATTAGAGCAGGGCGTGCTTCTACAACTATGGTTCAGGATGTGATGGTAGAATATTACGGAGCAATGACTCCTATCAACCAGGTTGCAAACGTTTCTATTCCGGATGCGATGACAATTTCTATTCAACCTTGGGATGCAAAGGCAATTAATGATATTGAAAAAGCTATCATCAATTCAAATTTAGGTTTTGCACCTTCCAATAACGGAATCAATATTATCCTTAATGTACCGCCTTTAACGGAGGAAAGAAGAAGAGATTTGGCAAAACAGGCTAAAAGTGAAGCTGAACAGACTAAAATTGTGATAAGAAATGCAAGACAAGACGGTTTAAAGGAACTTAAAAAGCTTGATGGTGTTTCTGAAGATGTTGTAAAAGGAGTGGAAGCAGAAATTCAGGTGCTTACCGACAAATATGTTAAACTTTGTGATGAACATTTGAAAGTAAAAGAAGCAGACATCATGAAAGTATAACTTTCGCGATAGAATATAATCAAAAAAGAGGTTTTCAATTGAAAACCTCTTTTTTCTTTTTGTTTTAGCTATATTTAAACCTGTCGAAAGTCTGCCAGTATTTATCTTTATAAATGTGATATTCAATGTTTAATTGATCTGAATATTTGGTTATCATTTCGTGGGTAATCCTGGATGAATCTCTAAATTCTCTGCACGCAAAGAAAATTTCTCTGAGATTATCTGCAGTTTCTCTGCCTATATTTAAATAGCCTTCAGTATCGATAAGAACATCATTCAGCTCTTCTTCAAAAGCATTCATTGCATGCATATCTTCTGGATTTGGCAACCCGTTATTGTCTTTTCCTTCATAACGGATTTCGATCTTTAAAACCCAGGGGTGTGAGGCTTTATGATTCCATTCCAGAACAGTGGTATTGGCAATCGCAAAATAAGGTTTTCCATTACTGAGAGCCGCTTCGAAACTTCCCCAACTGTCTTTTTGGGCAGAATACCTTTTATGTTGGTATTTTTGTTCGAATTCGCTTTCTCTCCATACAAGATAGTCTTTCAGCTTGGCAATAGGAATAAGTTCTTCATTTTCCTGATCATTTCCTTTTATCTGTAAATGATCAATCATGGTTGCGGAAGATAATTCGCCCAAAAGATTATTCAGGTAGATATATACTCCGTTTATAATTATATTTTTTTCTGCTTCGCTGAATTTATCGTATACTATTGTAAGATCTATTTCGTCGGGATAATTATCATCCTGAGTCGCATAAAAAAACAGATTCTCTGTAGTAAAGGTGTGATTTTCTATTTTTATCTGGAATTTGGAAACATCAACTTCAGGTTTTAGTGCTGTAAATCTCCAATTATTAATATCAGGAGCTGATTTTATAAGATCTTCTACAAAGACAATATTCTTAATATTTGTATCAGCAGTTAAAATCAGTTCTGCAGTCTGGCTATCATACATTCCTGTATGAAAATAAACTCCGTCTTTGATCTGATTCAGCTTCGACATCATTGTATCAAAAAAGACTTCTTCTATCTTTTCTCCGTTATGTATTGTTTTCCAGAGTTTTTTCTGGTGGGCCATAAACCAATCCCAAAAATCTTTGTGGGTAACAATATTTTCGTACTTAGAAGGGAACATTCTACGTAAAAACTTCATCTATTTGTGTATCTATTTGTATTAAGACAAAATTAAGAAAGAAGTTTCTAAAAATATTCTTAATTATATTAAATTTTTAAATGTTTTTAATATTTTTTCATTGAAATTTTTAACACCCCCATTAAATATGAATTCTATTTACCAGCTATTAAGTCCGTTTTCTAAGGCTTTTTTATAATTTTCTTCATCAAAACTATACAAATCCGGAGATTTATAAGCTCCTCCACGACGCTGCTCATCCAGTTTTCTCAGGATGCCGAGATTTTTAATTTTTCGGTAGAAATTTCCCCTGTTCAGTTCTTTTCCTAAGATAGCTTCATATAATTTTTGCAGTTCAGGCAAAGTAAATTTTTCGGGTAGAAGATTATATCCGATAGGCTTAATAGAGATTTTTTCCCTTAAAGTAAGTAAAGCCTTTTCAATAATTTCACGGTGGTCCATTGCCAATTCTATCCCAGGAAGCTCACTTAAGTAGATCCATTCACAGGTTTCACTCATTTCATCAGCTACAGGATGAAGCTCAGTAGCATTATAAAGCGCATAAAAACCAATGGTAATGAATCTCTGTTTTTGAAACAATGTTTCATCAAAATCTTCAAAATAAAATTCGCTTCGGTTTTTTTTTCCAAAAACTCCAAATTCTTCAAGATAAGATACCGTTACCCCGGCTCTTTCTTTCAAAAGTCTTACAATTCCTTCATCCAAATCTTCATCTTTACGAATATAACCTCCGGGAAGCATCCACTGCTTTCTGTAGTTCATTTTAAGAAGCAGAACTTTCAGTTCATTATTATCGAACCCGAAGATCACGGGATCTGTCGATAAATGGGGCAGGAATATTTCTTTTGCTTCTGAAGACTTATCTAAAAATTGTTGTTTAGAGTCCATACTAAAATACTGGTATAATCTGAAGCACAAAGTTAAGATTTAATTTCCGAGATCATTCTAATTCTACTTCATAGTTTAGTGAAATTTATTTTTTTCTCACGAATCACATGAATATTTAATAAAAAGTTTGGGATT
Above is a genomic segment from Chryseobacterium geocarposphaerae containing:
- the pyrH gene encoding UMP kinase; this translates as MKYKRILLKLSGEALMGNRQYGIDNERLQEYASEIKKVVDKGCEIAIVIGGGNIFRGVAGAAKGMDRVQGDYMGMLATVINGMALQGALEDAGIKTRLQSAIEMDKVAEPFIKRRAVRHLEKGRVVIFGAGTGNPYFTTDTAATLRAIEIGADVILKGTRVDGIYDSDPEKNENAVKYNSLSFDEVYAKNLKVMDMTAFTLSHENKLPIIVFDMNKDGNLERIVDGENVGTLVDL
- the frr gene encoding ribosome recycling factor, translated to MEELDLILESVKQDMDAAVKHLDHAFQRIRAGRASTTMVQDVMVEYYGAMTPINQVANVSIPDAMTISIQPWDAKAINDIEKAIINSNLGFAPSNNGINIILNVPPLTEERRRDLAKQAKSEAEQTKIVIRNARQDGLKELKKLDGVSEDVVKGVEAEIQVLTDKYVKLCDEHLKVKEADIMKV
- a CDS encoding DUF695 domain-containing protein; amino-acid sequence: MKFLRRMFPSKYENIVTHKDFWDWFMAHQKKLWKTIHNGEKIEEVFFDTMMSKLNQIKDGVYFHTGMYDSQTAELILTADTNIKNIVFVEDLIKSAPDINNWRFTALKPEVDVSKFQIKIENHTFTTENLFFYATQDDNYPDEIDLTIVYDKFSEAEKNIIINGVYIYLNNLLGELSSATMIDHLQIKGNDQENEELIPIAKLKDYLVWRESEFEQKYQHKRYSAQKDSWGSFEAALSNGKPYFAIANTTVLEWNHKASHPWVLKIEIRYEGKDNNGLPNPEDMHAMNAFEEELNDVLIDTEGYLNIGRETADNLREIFFACREFRDSSRITHEMITKYSDQLNIEYHIYKDKYWQTFDRFKYS
- a CDS encoding NUDIX hydrolase; protein product: MDSKQQFLDKSSEAKEIFLPHLSTDPVIFGFDNNELKVLLLKMNYRKQWMLPGGYIRKDEDLDEGIVRLLKERAGVTVSYLEEFGVFGKKNRSEFYFEDFDETLFQKQRFITIGFYALYNATELHPVADEMSETCEWIYLSELPGIELAMDHREIIEKALLTLREKISIKPIGYNLLPEKFTLPELQKLYEAILGKELNRGNFYRKIKNLGILRKLDEQRRGGAYKSPDLYSFDEENYKKALENGLNSW